From Fulvivirga lutea:
GTTGTTCTCAATTTTAAAAGCCTTTAAACCAAGGTGATAGCATGGCAGTACCAATTCATTTTCCGGGGAAATAACTATGGTACTGCTGGCTGCTTTACAAATCGGATTTGTTACGTGATTACCACCATCTTTTCTCAATGTAATGAATGCCTCATTGAGGTAAACATTCTTCTTTTTTCCCCAATTTGATAATTTCTCTAGTGTACCCTCACTCAAAGATTGACCGGTTTCTACATCATTATAATCAAACACAGGATTGAGAATGAGAACCAGGTTATTGGGTTCGCATATGTTCTTATAAACTGTTTCTATCTGATCCACATTCTCTTCAAAAACAGTAAAAAGAATATCTGGCCTTTCACCTAAATCTTTTGCTATTCGAATAGACTCCATCACATGTTCGAAGCAATCCACTCCGCGGGAATTATTATGTTCTTCCTTGTGAGGTGAATCAAGCGAAAAATGCAGCATATCCACTAATCCTTTTAGCCTTGCTGCCCATTTTGGATATAGGAGGCCGTTGGTAGTGAGTGTTGTAATAAACCCTTTTTCTTTGGCCAATTTTAGGAGTTGATCGATCTCCCGATGTAATAACGGTTCTCCACCAGTCAGGTCGATAACTTTTACTCCAAGTTTTTTCAGGTGAGTTAGATTCTCTTCAAAATTATCTAGTGTAATGTACGGAGAAGGTTTCTCCCAGATATCGCAAAAGCCACATTTGGCATTACAGCGATAGGTAACATAGTAGTTGCAAAGTACAGGATGGGAAACTAACCGCATGGGTTAAAGGTAGGAATAGAAAAGCAAAAAGCCTTTTCAAAAACCCTTGTCATTCCAAACTTGATTTGGAATCTCATTCTTCCGAGGTAGTCAAATCTAAGAGACCCTGAATCAAGTTCAGGGTGACAGTTACATTTTGAAAAGGCTTTTTAAATTTTAAGTCAACATGCCACCATCAACCTGAATAGTTTGGCCGGTGATGTAAGCAGACATGTCAGAACCTAAGAAAACACACGCATTAGCAACATCTTCTGGGCTACCACCTCTTTTTAATGGAATAGCATCTCTCCAGCCTTGAACAGTTTTCTCATCCAATACTTCTGTCATTTCAGTTTCAATAAAACCAGGAGCGATGGCATTTGAACGAATACCTCGAGAACCTAATTCTAACGCCACTGACTTAGTAAAGCCTAAAATACCAGCTTTAGAAGCCGCGTAATTTGCCTGACCGGCATTACCTTTCAGGCCTACTACTGAAGTCATGTTGATGATAGAACCACCTCTTTGCTTCATCATGGTTTTGGTAGCCGCTTTCACGGTGTTGAAACAAGATTTTAAGTTGATGTTGATTACATCATCCCAGTCAGCTTCATTTAATCTTAGTAAAAGATTGTCTTTAGTGATACCTGCATTGTTCACCAAAATATCTAAAGAACCAAAGTCAGCAACTACATTATCAATTAATTCTTGTGCAGCATTAAAGTCAGAAGCATCACTTCTATACCCTTTAGCTTTAATACCAGCAGAAGCAAGCTCTTGCTCTAAAGCCTGACCTTTTTCTACGCTTGATAAATATGTGAACGCTACATTTGCTCCTTGTTCAGCAAATTTTTGTGCGATAGATCTTCCTATTCCTTTTGATGCACCAGTAATCAGGGCAGTTTTTCCTTCTAGTAATTTCATATGTTAAATGATTTGAACCCCCAAAGAAAATAAAACTATTGGCTACGGCAAAGTATTTCTTTTCGTCATCGCGGTCCGCCATCTGGCTAAGAAGCGATCTTATCCTATTAATCAGACCCCTTCGAATCGTATTCGTTTGTGGTGACGTAATTGTTAATTGGTTTTTTTCTAAACCCATTTACATTAAATTTGCCATCCCATAAATCAAGAACATAATAAACAAGATATAACATGGCGAATTCATATGATCTTATTGTTTTAGGAACCGGCCCTGGCGGTTATGTAGCAGCAATTAGAGCTTCTCAATTAGGAATGAAAGTAGCGGTAGTAGAGAAAGAATCTCTTGGTGGCATCTGCCTTAACTGGGGATGTATTCCTACCAAAGCTTTATTAAAGAGTGCCAATGTATTCGAATACATTCAGCATGCGGAAGATTATGGTATCAAAGTAAAAGGCGCAGATGTGAATTTTGCAGAAGTTGTAAAAAGAAGCCGTGGTGTAGCTGAAGGAATGAGTAAAGGTGTTCAGTTCCTGATGAAAAAGAATAAGATCGATGTGATCATGGGGTACGGTAAGTTGAAGTCTGGCAAGAAAGTAGAAGTGGAAGATGATAAAGGTAAGAAAGAGACATATGCCGCTAACAATATTATCGTAGCAACAGGTGGAAGATCACGAGAATTGCCTTCTATGCCTATCGATGGAAAGAAAATTATAGGCTACAGACAAGCCATGGTGTTAGACAAAGCACCTAAGAAAATGGTGATTGTTGGTTCTGGAGCTATCGGAGTAGAGTTTGCTTATTTCTACAATGCGATGGGCACAGAAGTTACTATCGTAGAGTTTATGGATAGAATCGTTCCTGTGGAGGATGAAGAAGTTTCTAAGCAATTAGAAAGAACGTTTAAGAAAGCGGGCATGAAGATCATGACAAGCTCAGAGGTAACGAAAGTTGATACGAAAGGAAGCGGCTGTAAAGTAACTGTGAAAACTAAGAAAGGTGAGGAGCAGTTGGATTGTGATATCGTACTTTCTGCAGTTGGTGTTGCTACAAACCTTGAGAACATTGGTTTAGAAGATGTAGGTGTAGCTACTGACAAAGGCAAAGTAGTCGTAGACGATTACTACAAAACAAATATGCCTGGTATTTATGCCATCGGTGATATTGTTCATGGTCCTGCATTGGCACACGTTGCTTCCGCAGAAGGTATCATTTGTGTTGAGAAAAT
This genomic window contains:
- a CDS encoding radical SAM protein, producing MRLVSHPVLCNYYVTYRCNAKCGFCDIWEKPSPYITLDNFEENLTHLKKLGVKVIDLTGGEPLLHREIDQLLKLAKEKGFITTLTTNGLLYPKWAARLKGLVDMLHFSLDSPHKEEHNNSRGVDCFEHVMESIRIAKDLGERPDILFTVFEENVDQIETVYKNICEPNNLVLILNPVFDYNDVETGQSLSEGTLEKLSNWGKKKNVYLNEAFITLRKDGGNHVTNPICKAASSTIVISPENELVLPCYHLGLKAFKIENNLAELYSSEEVQKLVALEGKLPECEGCTINCYMQPSFAVEMNKYFWKALPSTIKYNRLKGTWRALI
- the fabG gene encoding 3-oxoacyl-[acyl-carrier-protein] reductase, which translates into the protein MKLLEGKTALITGASKGIGRSIAQKFAEQGANVAFTYLSSVEKGQALEQELASAGIKAKGYRSDASDFNAAQELIDNVVADFGSLDILVNNAGITKDNLLLRLNEADWDDVININLKSCFNTVKAATKTMMKQRGGSIINMTSVVGLKGNAGQANYAASKAGILGFTKSVALELGSRGIRSNAIAPGFIETEMTEVLDEKTVQGWRDAIPLKRGGSPEDVANACVFLGSDMSAYITGQTIQVDGGMLT
- the lpdA gene encoding dihydrolipoyl dehydrogenase; the protein is MANSYDLIVLGTGPGGYVAAIRASQLGMKVAVVEKESLGGICLNWGCIPTKALLKSANVFEYIQHAEDYGIKVKGADVNFAEVVKRSRGVAEGMSKGVQFLMKKNKIDVIMGYGKLKSGKKVEVEDDKGKKETYAANNIIVATGGRSRELPSMPIDGKKIIGYRQAMVLDKAPKKMVIVGSGAIGVEFAYFYNAMGTEVTIVEFMDRIVPVEDEEVSKQLERTFKKAGMKIMTSSEVTKVDTKGSGCKVTVKTKKGEEQLDCDIVLSAVGVATNLENIGLEDVGVATDKGKVVVDDYYKTNMPGIYAIGDIVHGPALAHVASAEGIICVEKIAGENPEPLDYNNIPGCTYCSPEIASVGYTEAKAKEAGYELKVGKFPFSASGKASAAGAKDGFVKLIFDAKYGELLGAHMIGANVTEMIAEIVAIRKLETTGHELIKTVHPHPTMSEAVMEAAAAAYDEVIHI